The stretch of DNA TATCACAATGAAATATATGGCAACGAAGAAACATTATTCGTGGCTCCTAAATATATTGTAGATTAACAGATAAATTCCGATTTTTTAGTGTTAGAAGGGAAATTGTAAAATGAGTATAGAATATAAAGAAATTCACGAATTTGAAGCTGAACAATTGAAGGACTTATTTCTTTCTGTTGAATGGTCATCAGGTCATTATCCAGATAAGTTAGTAGTAGCAATGAAAAATTTCCAGACTGTGTATTCTGCATGGGAAGGGGAAAAACTTGTAGGAATGATTTGTGCTATGGATGATGGAATTATGAATGCATATGTTCATTATTTGTTAGTAAATCCACAATATCATGGAAACACGATAGGAAGAACATTGGTAGCTATGATGAAAGAACATTATAAAGATTATCTGAGAGTAGCAGTTATTGCATATGATAACGAATTACATTTTTATGAACAATGTGGATTTGTAAAAAGTAATGATGCATCACCAATGTTTATTACATCATTATGGACATAAATTCAGATTTTGCTGTTTTAATCTTATTGGCGCACTTTTTGAACCCGGGGAAAATATTTCCAAAATTTCCTATTGAATGATTCCATCCCTTTTATAAAAAAAACAACACACCTATTTCGTTCGTAAAAAATTTTTACTATATTAGACAAACAAGGAACGTAGGAGGTTTGTTGAAAATTGAATTTATAGACAAGAATTTGGAGCGGTGCTCTTGGGACGAGGCTTTTGCCTTGCGGTTCATGGGCAAAAAGCGGGCCAATCTTTATAGAATAAGGATTCGTTCTATAGATGCCGCAGTCAACTTTGATGATTTAAAGAATTATCCTGGAAACTTCCACGAATTAGTAGGAAACAGGAAAGGAGAATGGGCATGCAGTTTAGACCAGCCCTATCGCCTAATCATCAAAGGATCAGAGCCAGATAAGGTTGTCGTTTGGTCCGAGGTAACCGATGCGACAATTCTTGAAATTGTAGACTATCATAAGTAAGAGGCATTTATGGCAGAAGAAAAAGAAAGAGACTATTGGTGGGTGGTTGCTCCTGGTGAAATTCTCCAAGAAAAACTTGACGAAATGAATATGGATGTCAACG from Fibrobacter sp. encodes:
- a CDS encoding GNAT family N-acetyltransferase, encoding MSIEYKEIHEFEAEQLKDLFLSVEWSSGHYPDKLVVAMKNFQTVYSAWEGEKLVGMICAMDDGIMNAYVHYLLVNPQYHGNTIGRTLVAMMKEHYKDYLRVAVIAYDNELHFYEQCGFVKSNDASPMFITSLWT
- a CDS encoding type II toxin-antitoxin system RelE/ParE family toxin; translated protein: MKIEFIDKNLERCSWDEAFALRFMGKKRANLYRIRIRSIDAAVNFDDLKNYPGNFHELVGNRKGEWACSLDQPYRLIIKGSEPDKVVVWSEVTDATILEIVDYHK